The proteins below come from a single Gloeocapsopsis sp. IPPAS B-1203 genomic window:
- a CDS encoding DUF3267 domain-containing protein, which produces MNPTSFNTQTLHQRGYQLLDELTLTRTLAAKFFFLATGGFFLFLPIFLATYAFLAGTNQNINFGFSQVQGWLGILLLIGLTIIFHELIHGAVMSIYGGKPRYGVGLSHFVLPYAYATSSKVFTRNQFLQITLAPFAIISVLGVLLMVVLQTPWLAIALAINAAGAIVDVWVSSIVWRYPRHILVEDTVIGLRIYGKSGDRRVAHSANGLFWNFFTGFALAMVVIWLGLGFVLPVILSMLGVETLTLGIPDTPLSLYQYQRTDDGGFLSSIQFINVLALSSAVGLIYGINNSKPKTK; this is translated from the coding sequence ATGAATCCTACTTCCTTTAATACACAAACATTGCACCAACGCGGCTATCAACTATTAGATGAATTAACACTTACTCGTACTTTAGCTGCAAAGTTTTTCTTTCTGGCTACAGGAGGGTTTTTCTTATTTTTACCGATTTTTTTAGCTACTTACGCTTTTCTTGCGGGAACCAATCAAAACATTAATTTTGGATTTTCCCAAGTACAAGGATGGCTAGGAATTTTACTCTTGATTGGGTTAACCATTATCTTTCACGAACTCATTCACGGTGCGGTAATGTCTATTTATGGTGGTAAACCGCGTTATGGAGTAGGGCTATCTCACTTTGTTTTGCCTTATGCTTATGCAACTTCGAGCAAAGTTTTCACCCGTAATCAATTTTTGCAAATTACGCTTGCGCCATTCGCGATCATTTCGGTTTTAGGTGTATTGTTGATGGTTGTATTGCAGACACCTTGGCTTGCGATCGCACTAGCAATCAATGCAGCAGGTGCAATTGTCGATGTGTGGGTAAGTTCGATTGTTTGGCGCTACCCTCGACATATCTTAGTAGAAGATACGGTCATTGGCTTACGCATCTATGGTAAATCAGGCGATCGCCGCGTAGCGCATTCGGCAAATGGCTTATTCTGGAATTTTTTTACAGGTTTTGCGCTCGCCATGGTAGTTATTTGGCTAGGCTTGGGGTTTGTGCTACCTGTTATTTTGTCGATGCTTGGTGTGGAGACTTTGACTTTAGGAATTCCAGATACACCCTTGAGTTTGTATCAGTACCAACGTACCGATGACGGTGGATTTCTTTCTTCAATTCAATTTATCAATGTTTTAGCGTTGAGTAGTGCGGTGGGATTAATTTACGGTATCAACAACTCAAAACCGAAAACCAAGTAA
- a CDS encoding phospholipase D-like domain-containing protein: MAKRNLLAWLAGGVAGVALLTFFFLYLRGIFRQEPEYNIVASPAIEDPRFPLAVVSLTNALPTYGRMTGFWNNVDDIYAARNAAIRSAQRSIRFETYFMTPGRRADEFAAALIERAQAGVEVQMLIDDYGTDELPDEYWQQLRNAGVQVIFFRPFDWRAPLEYNSRTHRKLLIIDSQQVLIGGAGVSDNWDGDPDIGDNASWLEFEVSYEGQIASLLEGNFFQNWAYMGGELDLGPGTLPAKPSEGEPLYVTNDTSTLSESTIRMLFQMSFLGAKERIWIGSPYFLPEQNTRAALIQARQRGVDVRVITMSSRNDKPIVRYAARENYEELLAAGVQVCEYQQV, translated from the coding sequence ATGGCTAAAAGAAACTTACTCGCATGGCTTGCTGGGGGTGTTGCTGGAGTAGCTTTATTGACATTCTTTTTTCTTTATCTACGTGGGATTTTTCGCCAAGAACCTGAATATAACATCGTAGCGAGTCCAGCTATTGAAGATCCTCGTTTCCCACTAGCAGTTGTCAGCCTCACAAATGCTTTACCTACCTATGGTCGCATGACAGGTTTTTGGAACAATGTAGACGATATCTATGCTGCACGTAATGCTGCCATTCGTAGCGCTCAACGCTCAATTCGCTTTGAGACTTATTTTATGACTCCTGGTCGCCGCGCTGATGAGTTTGCTGCGGCACTGATTGAGCGAGCGCAAGCAGGTGTAGAAGTTCAAATGCTGATTGATGACTATGGTACTGACGAGCTTCCTGATGAATATTGGCAGCAACTACGCAATGCTGGTGTACAAGTAATATTTTTCCGTCCGTTCGATTGGCGAGCACCATTAGAGTATAATTCTCGGACTCATCGCAAACTATTGATTATTGATAGTCAACAAGTCTTAATTGGTGGTGCAGGAGTCTCAGATAATTGGGATGGCGATCCTGATATTGGCGATAATGCATCATGGTTAGAGTTTGAGGTAAGCTACGAAGGTCAAATTGCTAGTCTACTCGAAGGTAACTTTTTTCAAAACTGGGCATACATGGGTGGCGAACTTGACCTTGGACCTGGTACGCTTCCTGCTAAACCCAGCGAAGGTGAGCCTTTATATGTAACTAATGATACTTCAACATTAAGTGAATCCACGATTAGAATGCTATTTCAGATGAGCTTTTTAGGAGCTAAGGAGCGCATTTGGATTGGTAGCCCTTACTTTTTACCAGAACAAAATACTCGTGCTGCACTGATTCAAGCAAGGCAAAGAGGCGTAGATGTGCGAGTTATCACAATGAGTAGTAGAAATGATAAACCGATTGTCCGTTATGCGGCGCGGGAAAACTACGAAGAATTACTAGCAGCAGGTGTGCAAGTTTGTGAGTACCAACAAGTATGA
- a CDS encoding choice-of-anchor I family protein: MDSFKLQLLHATDLEAGISAVEDAPRFSAVVNGLRSELPEQTLLISSGDNYIPGPFLLASADPSLDEILGSAGAGRGDIAIMNAIAFDASALGNHEFDLGTGQVASVIAPDGDYPGTSFPYLSANLDFSEDANLSDLVVPEGQAPQPNSITKSVVFEVDGEIVGVVGATTPLLESISSPGDVIVSPPDPDDLNALAAEIQISVDNLTDQGVNKIILTSHLQQIALEQELATLLEDVDIIIAGGSDTILADESDRLRPGDEAAGSYPILTESASGDPVAIVSTDGNYNYVGRLVAEFDDNGVLLPESIDPLNSGAYATDEQGVEDLRNFVANPNAVVADPDVVAITAAIQEVILEKDGNLFGSSDVFLNGEREDVRTQETNLGNLTADANLAAAQAVDDSVVISIKNGGGIRAPIGVVNPETGETLPTAANELTGKEAGDISQLDIENALRFNNELTLLTLTAEQLLAVIEHGVAATASGATPGQFPQVAGVSFSFDPDLESGNRVQSLVVEDADGNPRDIIVENGELVGNGDREFRIVTLNFLASGGDSYPFDQFAEANSERLNRVDLTDLNLAPGTATFADAGTEQDALAEYLLANFAEEPYDIADVGPGQDSRIQNLNDRSDTVITPLIDASDAISLAPIGTYATGIFDEGAAEIVEYDPDTQRLFVVNANSATLDVLDISDPTNIQALEAISLTSYGAAANSVDIFDGVLAVAVENEDTQLPGNVVFFDTDGNFLSSVEVGALPDMLTFTPDGKKVLVANEGEPSDDYTVDPEGSVSIIDVSGGFENLTQDNVTTAGFTAFNDRKEELIAEKVRIFGPNATVAQDIEPEYITVSSDSTTAWVALQENNALGVLDIASGEITDILPLGFKDHTLPENAFDASDRDDAINITNWPVFGIYQPDAIASYEVDGETFIITANEGDARDYDAYSEEARIEDLVLDPVAFPNAAELQAEEALGRLIVTTANGDTDGDGEYEELYVFGGRSFAIWTEEGELVYDSSNDFEQITAALYPQEFNSDNSENDSFDSRSDAKGPEPEGVTVGVIDDRTYAFIGLERIGGIMTYDVTDPTNPQFVQYINNRDFSGDAEAGTAGDLGIEGLTFISAEDSPNGKPLIVAANEISGTTTVFEITVNSDGTPEPTGELIFGTETDDELFANIKDTIFAGAGNDIVDASTGGGGNQLYGGDGDDELFAGSNDYALRSAGGDRLFGEAGNDILNAAVGSGGNRLYGGAGNDTLIGGTGDRLFGGAGDDVLFAGQGDNLLNGGAGVDQFWIAYNGLPDSINTVTDFQVGTDIIGIGGLAGVSSFSDLTLTQDGANTLINAADTDLALLRGIQANALDSNSFVFA, translated from the coding sequence ATGGATTCATTTAAGTTACAATTACTTCACGCTACTGACCTAGAAGCTGGTATTTCTGCTGTTGAGGATGCACCTCGGTTTTCAGCAGTTGTTAATGGACTGAGATCGGAATTGCCTGAACAAACGCTTCTTATCTCTTCTGGTGATAATTATATTCCTGGTCCTTTTTTACTAGCGAGTGCCGATCCGAGTTTAGATGAAATATTAGGAAGTGCTGGCGCTGGGCGAGGCGATATCGCAATCATGAATGCGATCGCCTTTGATGCTTCAGCGTTGGGTAATCATGAATTTGACTTGGGTACAGGACAAGTCGCAAGTGTCATTGCACCTGATGGCGATTATCCTGGTACAAGTTTTCCTTATTTGAGTGCTAATTTAGATTTTAGTGAAGATGCCAATCTTAGCGATCTAGTTGTTCCTGAAGGACAAGCACCACAACCAAATAGCATTACAAAAAGTGTAGTGTTTGAAGTAGATGGCGAAATTGTCGGCGTTGTTGGTGCGACGACACCTCTACTAGAATCTATTTCTTCTCCTGGTGATGTGATTGTTTCACCACCCGATCCTGATGATTTGAATGCACTTGCAGCAGAAATTCAAATTTCGGTAGATAATCTCACCGATCAGGGAGTCAATAAAATTATTCTGACTTCTCACTTACAGCAAATAGCGCTTGAACAAGAATTAGCGACATTACTCGAAGACGTAGACATTATTATTGCTGGTGGATCGGATACGATTTTAGCTGATGAAAGCGATCGCCTCCGTCCAGGTGATGAAGCAGCAGGTTCTTACCCGATTTTAACCGAGTCTGCGAGTGGCGATCCTGTTGCAATTGTGAGTACTGATGGTAACTATAACTATGTCGGGCGCTTAGTTGCAGAATTTGACGATAATGGCGTATTACTACCAGAAAGCATCGATCCATTAAATAGTGGCGCTTATGCGACTGACGAACAAGGTGTCGAAGATCTGCGTAATTTTGTTGCGAATCCTAATGCTGTTGTCGCCGATCCTGATGTTGTTGCAATTACAGCAGCTATTCAAGAAGTTATTTTAGAAAAAGACGGTAATCTTTTTGGTAGTTCCGATGTATTCCTCAACGGTGAAAGAGAGGATGTCCGCACTCAAGAAACAAACTTAGGTAATTTAACTGCTGATGCTAATTTAGCTGCGGCGCAGGCTGTTGATGACTCAGTTGTCATCTCAATCAAAAATGGTGGCGGAATCCGCGCACCGATTGGTGTTGTCAATCCTGAAACCGGAGAAACACTTCCGACAGCAGCGAACGAATTAACGGGTAAAGAAGCGGGTGATATTTCTCAGTTAGATATTGAAAATGCGCTGCGCTTTAATAATGAACTCACTCTGTTAACTCTAACAGCTGAACAACTTCTGGCAGTTATTGAACACGGTGTGGCGGCGACTGCATCAGGTGCAACTCCTGGACAATTTCCCCAAGTTGCTGGTGTATCTTTCAGTTTTGACCCAGATTTAGAATCAGGAAATCGAGTTCAATCTTTAGTTGTTGAGGATGCAGACGGTAATCCTAGGGATATTATTGTTGAAAATGGCGAACTTGTCGGAAATGGCGATCGCGAGTTTCGCATAGTCACTTTGAACTTCTTAGCAAGTGGAGGAGATAGCTATCCCTTCGATCAATTTGCTGAAGCTAATTCAGAAAGATTAAATCGAGTTGATCTCACTGATTTAAATTTAGCACCAGGAACTGCTACTTTTGCCGATGCTGGTACTGAACAAGATGCTTTAGCTGAGTATCTCCTTGCCAATTTTGCAGAAGAACCTTATGATATTGCAGATGTTGGTCCTGGACAAGATAGCCGAATTCAGAATCTCAACGATCGCAGCGATACTGTGATTACACCTTTAATCGATGCATCGGATGCTATTAGTTTAGCTCCCATTGGCACTTACGCAACAGGCATTTTTGATGAAGGTGCCGCAGAAATCGTCGAGTACGATCCTGATACACAACGTTTGTTTGTTGTCAATGCAAATAGTGCCACGCTGGATGTTTTAGATATTAGCGATCCGACTAACATTCAAGCACTTGAGGCAATTTCATTAACCTCATATGGTGCTGCAGCTAATAGTGTTGATATTTTCGATGGTGTACTAGCTGTAGCAGTAGAAAATGAGGATACACAGCTACCTGGTAACGTCGTATTCTTTGATACTGATGGTAACTTTTTAAGTTCCGTAGAAGTCGGGGCTTTACCAGATATGCTTACCTTCACACCTGATGGTAAGAAGGTTTTAGTTGCTAATGAAGGCGAACCAAGTGACGATTACACGGTTGACCCTGAAGGTTCAGTAAGTATCATTGATGTCTCAGGTGGTTTTGAAAACCTGACACAAGATAACGTTACAACAGCTGGCTTTACTGCGTTTAACGATCGCAAAGAAGAACTGATTGCAGAAAAAGTCAGAATCTTTGGACCTAACGCCACAGTTGCTCAAGATATAGAACCAGAATATATCACAGTTTCATCTGACTCTACGACTGCTTGGGTTGCGCTGCAAGAGAACAATGCTTTAGGAGTGCTTGATATCGCTTCTGGGGAAATTACTGATATTTTACCTTTGGGCTTTAAAGATCATACTCTTCCAGAAAATGCATTCGATGCTAGCGATCGCGATGACGCGATTAATATTACCAACTGGCCAGTATTTGGTATCTACCAACCTGATGCGATCGCAAGTTACGAAGTCGATGGCGAGACTTTTATTATTACTGCCAACGAAGGCGATGCTCGCGATTATGATGCCTATAGCGAAGAAGCACGGATAGAAGATTTAGTTTTAGATCCCGTTGCTTTTCCTAATGCTGCAGAATTACAAGCAGAGGAAGCACTTGGTCGTTTAATTGTCACGACAGCAAATGGTGACACTGATGGTGATGGCGAGTATGAAGAACTGTACGTTTTTGGTGGTCGTTCGTTTGCGATTTGGACTGAGGAAGGAGAACTAGTTTACGATAGCAGTAATGATTTTGAGCAAATTACAGCAGCGCTGTACCCTCAAGAGTTCAACTCTGACAATAGCGAAAATGACTCTTTTGATAGCCGCAGTGATGCCAAAGGACCGGAACCCGAAGGCGTGACTGTTGGTGTTATTGATGACCGGACTTATGCGTTCATTGGTTTAGAGCGGATTGGCGGGATAATGACTTATGATGTCACTGATCCTACTAATCCGCAGTTTGTTCAGTACATCAACAACCGTGATTTTAGTGGTGATGCTGAAGCTGGTACAGCAGGCGATCTTGGTATAGAAGGATTAACATTCATTTCTGCTGAAGATAGTCCAAATGGCAAGCCATTAATAGTTGCTGCAAATGAAATTAGTGGAACGACAACTGTTTTTGAAATTACGGTAAACAGTGACGGTACTCCTGAACCCACCGGAGAACTCATTTTTGGTACAGAAACTGATGATGAGTTGTTTGCGAATATCAAAGATACCATCTTTGCAGGTGCGGGTAATGATATTGTTGATGCTTCTACTGGTGGCGGGGGTAATCAACTTTACGGCGGCGATGGCGATGATGAGTTATTTGCTGGAAGCAACGATTACGCTTTGCGTAGCGCCGGAGGCGATCGCCTATTCGGTGAAGCAGGTAATGATATTCTCAATGCTGCTGTTGGAAGTGGTGGTAATAGATTGTATGGTGGTGCGGGTAATGATACCTTAATTGGGGGTACTGGAGATCGCTTGTTCGGTGGTGCAGGCGATGATGTCTTGTTTGCTGGACAAGGCGATAACCTCTTGAATGGCGGTGCTGGTGTCGATCAATTCTGGATTGCTTACAATGGATTACCTGATAGCATCAACACAGTTACTGATTTCCAAGTCGGTACAGATATCATCGGTATTGGTGGTTTAGCCGGAGTTAGTAGCTTCAGCGACCTCACCCTTACCCAAGACGGCGCTAATACACTGATTAATGCTGCAGATACAGACTTAGCTTTACTCAGAGGTATCCAAGCCAATGCGCTTGACAGTAACAGCTTTGTGTTTGCTTAG
- a CDS encoding alkaline phosphatase D family protein: MNRYRINRRSFLKYATAGFALSSVYFIKRTNAATNLQPVQVLPKNLTRTWIGRSFWANRLQDWRLHQGFIECLTGNAGDEIRTVSLLTRELIPGSTSAQMSVVVKRLTDNGGGFCGFLIGGGGGQLDYRAAALVQKASGIGGGLLCTYDGHRVRFREHTSEQQPLQFAELPSQQVGSINSVANLDEEVLLHLDISPQPDGKFQLQLTASREKTGQILGKAILKNVADASICGSILLVSSPYTGQAGARYGFRDPCTGGNKIAARPQNTLGPILGTMYSLNGKVLKILAQFMPIGDTQARVAQFQYRSTNGAWQNGSEATIGAGYTALFHLTNWNSTKDWEYRIVYKYQTLTAYYNGIIRKDPINKSLTIGLVSCTIATARPLDSGIGKPELPNAELLGRYTSKNIYFPYSQLVQNLRRHQPDLLLFVGDQLYETSPTLKDTSNLVLDYLYKWYLWLWSFRSLTRNTPTIVLVDDHDVYQSNIWGENGKPAPNNDENRGGYVYTGSFVNLVQRTQCGHNPDAYDPTPVLQNINVYYGAFRYGGVSFAILEDRKFKTASTTQPSVLLGERQEKFLEAWAQDKQGVRAKICITQTVFGCVATDENRRPVINNYDSNGFPQAGRNRAIALLRKAGALVVSGDQHLASLVRHGINNFTDSVVQFSGPAGGALWQRWFQPAGLLPNGGSTPYTGDFIDGFGNKMRVLAVANPKITQKYHVDNSLSKSRNLGDRRLKSEGYGIIRVNANEYAIECWSWNVDPTSTNAKQFPGWPYRLPFTQASAL; encoded by the coding sequence ATGAATCGTTATCGAATAAACAGACGCTCATTTCTTAAATATGCGACTGCTGGATTTGCACTATCAAGTGTTTATTTCATAAAAAGAACAAACGCTGCGACTAACTTGCAACCAGTGCAAGTGCTACCTAAAAATTTGACACGAACCTGGATTGGGCGTTCTTTCTGGGCAAATCGCTTGCAAGATTGGCGATTGCATCAAGGTTTTATCGAATGTTTAACAGGAAACGCTGGAGATGAGATCCGAACAGTTTCGCTGCTTACCCGTGAATTAATTCCTGGTTCAACTTCTGCACAAATGAGTGTTGTTGTCAAGCGTTTAACAGATAATGGTGGAGGATTTTGTGGGTTTCTCATCGGAGGTGGCGGCGGACAGCTAGACTACCGTGCAGCGGCGCTTGTACAGAAAGCATCTGGTATCGGCGGTGGTTTGCTTTGCACTTATGATGGTCATCGCGTCCGGTTTCGCGAACACACTAGCGAACAGCAACCTCTACAATTTGCTGAGCTACCATCACAGCAAGTAGGCTCGATAAATTCGGTTGCTAATCTCGATGAAGAGGTCTTACTACACCTCGATATATCTCCTCAGCCAGATGGTAAATTTCAATTGCAACTAACCGCCTCGCGGGAAAAAACAGGTCAAATATTAGGGAAAGCAATTTTAAAAAACGTTGCCGATGCTAGTATTTGTGGCAGTATTCTACTTGTTTCTTCTCCCTATACAGGACAAGCAGGAGCAAGATATGGATTTCGCGATCCTTGCACGGGTGGGAACAAGATAGCTGCACGTCCTCAAAATACGCTTGGTCCCATCTTGGGAACTATGTATTCACTCAATGGCAAAGTTCTCAAAATCTTAGCTCAGTTTATGCCTATCGGCGACACACAAGCACGCGTAGCACAATTTCAGTATCGCAGTACTAACGGAGCTTGGCAAAATGGTTCTGAAGCAACTATTGGAGCAGGATATACAGCACTATTTCACTTAACTAATTGGAACTCTACGAAAGATTGGGAATATCGAATTGTTTATAAGTATCAAACATTAACAGCCTATTACAACGGTATTATCCGAAAAGATCCCATCAACAAATCGTTGACTATTGGGCTAGTTAGCTGCACGATCGCTACTGCACGTCCCCTCGATAGTGGTATAGGTAAACCTGAACTACCCAATGCGGAACTTTTAGGACGCTACACCTCGAAAAACATTTATTTTCCTTACTCTCAGCTTGTCCAAAATCTTCGTCGTCATCAACCTGATTTGTTACTATTCGTTGGCGATCAACTCTATGAAACAAGTCCAACGCTGAAAGACACGAGTAATTTAGTACTAGACTATTTGTACAAATGGTATCTCTGGTTGTGGTCTTTTCGCAGTCTCACACGCAACACTCCCACCATTGTTTTAGTAGACGATCACGACGTTTACCAAAGTAATATTTGGGGAGAAAATGGCAAGCCTGCTCCCAATAATGATGAAAATCGCGGAGGTTACGTCTACACAGGTTCCTTTGTCAACCTAGTTCAGCGAACGCAATGCGGTCACAATCCAGATGCTTACGATCCGACGCCAGTGTTACAGAATATCAATGTTTACTACGGTGCTTTCCGCTATGGTGGGGTTAGTTTTGCAATTCTAGAGGATCGCAAGTTTAAGACTGCCAGTACAACACAACCATCTGTACTATTAGGAGAACGACAAGAGAAGTTTTTAGAAGCTTGGGCGCAAGACAAACAAGGGGTACGTGCCAAGATTTGTATCACGCAGACTGTCTTTGGTTGCGTTGCAACAGATGAAAATCGCCGCCCCGTCATCAATAACTATGACTCTAATGGATTTCCGCAAGCAGGAAGGAATCGTGCGATCGCGCTTTTGCGTAAAGCAGGGGCTTTAGTTGTTTCTGGCGATCAGCACCTAGCTAGCTTAGTACGACATGGAATCAACAATTTTACTGATAGTGTTGTGCAATTTTCTGGACCTGCAGGAGGCGCACTTTGGCAACGATGGTTTCAACCTGCTGGACTTTTGCCGAATGGTGGTTCTACACCATATACAGGGGATTTTATCGATGGATTTGGTAACAAAATGCGCGTCTTAGCTGTAGCGAATCCAAAAATTACTCAAAAATATCATGTAGATAATTCCTTGAGTAAGAGCCGTAATCTTGGCGATAGAAGGCTTAAAAGCGAAGGATACGGTATTATTCGCGTCAATGCAAACGAGTATGCGATTGAGTGTTGGTCTTGGAATGTCGATCCTACTTCTACCAATGCTAAGCAGTTTCCTGGCTGGCCATATCGTTTACCTTTCACTCAAGCATCTGCTCTGTAA
- a CDS encoding mechanosensitive ion channel family protein: MGKRKADRICIVVVVASLILLRSHIGLAQDIPIIETPLDPPAETSVDGVFFADILVRGRPIFQVGSLAELSATERAQIINRRIASILARSQPIGTVGVQTNPQRNIATLQVNNRVLMTVTQQDAEDFGVSVEKLAQQWAIALNQAFDQPPLAIDVVQRVNITMRELVRDIIDNLPSIIGGLVIVVLTWAIARGVRQVAYAWAQRTEGDRSTEILIAKLGYGGVWVAGSIIALGVLGLDFTALLGTLGLTTVAIGFSLRDILSNYISGVILLAARPFRLGDQIVIKEYEGTVTQIQLRTITLNTYDGRTVYIPNQEVFQASITNNTASVVRRSSIIVGIDYAADITTAKQVIKNTIAQIEGVEVSQPIDILVRELAASTVNIEVRFWVNSRRLAFLEATSQVAQAIKESLMNAGIELPTDIYAIEFRNSLPILQQRQQKTALEQQNGQGSEE; this comes from the coding sequence ATGGGCAAACGCAAAGCTGATAGGATATGCATTGTCGTAGTTGTAGCTAGCTTGATATTACTCAGAAGTCATATCGGTTTAGCCCAAGATATTCCTATAATTGAAACTCCTCTTGATCCACCTGCAGAAACTTCCGTAGATGGAGTTTTTTTTGCAGATATTTTAGTTCGGGGAAGACCAATATTTCAAGTAGGGAGCTTAGCAGAACTGAGTGCAACAGAACGTGCCCAAATTATCAATCGCAGAATTGCAAGTATATTAGCGCGATCGCAACCTATAGGAACTGTTGGCGTACAAACGAATCCGCAACGCAATATCGCGACGTTGCAAGTAAATAACCGCGTGTTGATGACAGTCACACAACAAGATGCAGAAGATTTTGGTGTCTCTGTTGAAAAGTTAGCACAACAGTGGGCGATCGCACTCAATCAAGCCTTTGATCAGCCACCATTAGCCATTGATGTTGTCCAGCGCGTTAACATAACAATGCGCGAATTAGTCCGCGATATTATTGATAATTTGCCTTCGATTATCGGTGGTTTAGTTATTGTAGTGTTGACATGGGCGATCGCGCGTGGAGTTCGACAAGTTGCTTATGCTTGGGCGCAGCGTACTGAAGGCGATCGCAGTACCGAAATCCTCATTGCTAAATTAGGATATGGTGGAGTATGGGTAGCTGGTTCTATCATCGCCTTGGGAGTTTTAGGACTCGATTTTACCGCCTTATTAGGAACGTTGGGATTAACTACAGTTGCAATTGGTTTTAGTCTTAGAGATATCCTGAGTAATTATATTTCTGGTGTTATTTTACTTGCAGCTCGACCGTTTCGACTCGGCGATCAAATTGTGATTAAAGAGTACGAAGGTACAGTAACTCAAATTCAACTGCGGACAATAACTCTCAACACCTACGATGGTCGTACTGTATATATTCCTAATCAAGAAGTTTTTCAGGCAAGTATTACAAATAATACTGCTTCTGTGGTACGCCGGAGTTCTATCATTGTAGGTATTGATTATGCTGCAGACATCACTACAGCAAAGCAAGTTATTAAAAATACGATTGCTCAAATCGAAGGTGTAGAAGTCAGTCAACCGATAGACATTCTTGTGAGAGAACTTGCAGCTAGTACTGTAAATATCGAAGTTCGCTTTTGGGTAAACTCGCGTCGCTTAGCTTTTTTAGAAGCAACTTCGCAGGTAGCGCAAGCTATTAAAGAATCACTCATGAATGCGGGAATTGAGTTACCTACAGATATTTATGCTATAGAATTTCGTAATTCGTTGCCAATTTTGCAGCAAAGACAACAGAAAACAGCATTAGAACAACAGAATGGACAAGGAAGCGAAGAATAG
- a CDS encoding phospholipase D-like domain-containing protein codes for MMHAKLALIDSSWVSTGSANFDPRSYFHNDELNISTNKQEVIENISTFLENSFDDSHCLTYEEWQQRPFTERVMGQLGLIFKPLL; via the coding sequence ATGATGCACGCTAAGTTAGCACTTATTGATAGTAGTTGGGTCAGTACTGGTAGCGCCAATTTCGATCCGCGCAGCTACTTTCACAATGATGAGTTAAATATTTCAACGAATAAACAAGAAGTGATTGAGAATATTTCAACCTTTTTAGAAAATTCGTTTGATGATAGCCATTGTTTAACTTACGAGGAGTGGCAGCAACGACCTTTTACTGAAAGGGTAATGGGGCAACTTGGACTCATTTTCAAACCCTTGTTGTAA